One genomic region from Stackebrandtia nassauensis DSM 44728 encodes:
- a CDS encoding response regulator transcription factor: MSDDNAPDPQRKVTVLIAEDQAMMRGALTVLLNLEPDIEVIAEVAEGDRILPEAERVRPDVALLDIELPGMSGIDACALLRQRLPDCRVIIVTTFGRPGYLRRALDAGASGFLVKDGPVDGLARAIRSVVNGQTVIDPDLAAGAIRAGESPLTDREREVLAAAEDGARATDIAKRLHLSDSTVRNYLSSAISKTGTRNRIEAVKKARELGWL, from the coding sequence GTGTCCGACGACAACGCGCCCGATCCGCAGCGCAAGGTCACCGTGCTCATCGCCGAGGACCAGGCGATGATGCGCGGCGCCCTGACCGTACTGCTCAACCTCGAACCCGACATCGAGGTCATCGCCGAGGTCGCCGAAGGCGACCGGATCCTCCCCGAGGCCGAGCGCGTCCGCCCCGACGTCGCGCTACTGGACATCGAGCTGCCCGGCATGAGTGGCATCGACGCGTGCGCGCTGTTGCGCCAGCGACTGCCCGACTGCCGGGTCATCATCGTGACCACCTTTGGCCGCCCCGGTTACCTGCGCCGCGCCCTGGACGCCGGGGCCAGCGGTTTTCTGGTGAAGGACGGCCCGGTGGACGGCCTGGCCCGCGCCATCCGGTCGGTCGTCAATGGACAGACCGTGATCGATCCGGACCTGGCGGCGGGGGCGATCCGGGCCGGGGAGTCGCCCCTGACCGATCGGGAGCGGGAGGTGCTGGCCGCCGCCGAGGACGGCGCGAGGGCCACCGACATCGCGAAGCGGCTGCACCTGTCCGACAGCACCGTCCGCAACTACCTGTCCTCGGCGATCTCCAAGACGGGTACCCGCAACCGCATCGAAGCGGTGAAGAAGGCCCGCGAGCTGGGCTGGCTGTAG
- a CDS encoding phospholipase D-like domain-containing protein has product MAEEPKDYRRWFDTGDGMRPVTANNRASFFITGEPFFRDLGERLVNEAGKDAVAYFLGWAFDNPVLRPGRNRTTVRQILSHFDSQGGLVRSMLWDNTLRGNPGTTETTKFIAGLSHGAAILDRRTPLAGSHHQKVQIVVSGPRAKVPGQVVGYCGGMDVYHDRIGSNALHDVQCKVLGDAGNELIQVFTDRWYDHPQGGSVPLPPIRPQDPKTGTDLVQVCCTYPRFENPPQYRFLLQRFGKVLDYVLAAAKKSPPGDMSDGGEVRFYDFYDPEKGVQQIGRAVAKAIKEAKQYIYLEDQYLVHAWIGKALAAKLASADENFRIVILVPHPNTADIEQVWRRRRDVLKPLLVADPLQKRWQVLVRRTDRPFSYVHSKTWIFDDELVITGSANADRRGYTYNSETNVVVAGDLTGDRRSSFGAKTVAQELRCRLFAKHLGETPRHYLDPRRALARWSVPFHQFTGPRGRTNVAVFNQYEKADRPDALAKDLREIAAKGDAAGKKAAEVLTFIESQGTSLENWLWDNLEDPDAKVPNP; this is encoded by the coding sequence ATGGCCGAGGAGCCGAAGGACTACCGGCGGTGGTTCGACACCGGAGACGGGATGCGTCCCGTCACCGCGAACAACCGGGCGTCGTTCTTCATCACCGGCGAACCGTTCTTCCGGGATCTCGGCGAGCGGTTGGTGAACGAGGCGGGCAAGGACGCCGTCGCGTACTTCCTCGGCTGGGCCTTCGACAACCCGGTGCTGCGCCCCGGCCGGAACCGGACCACCGTGCGGCAGATTCTGTCGCATTTCGACAGCCAGGGTGGTCTGGTGCGGTCCATGCTGTGGGACAACACGCTCAGGGGTAATCCGGGCACGACGGAGACGACGAAGTTCATCGCGGGGCTCTCCCATGGTGCGGCGATTCTCGACCGGCGGACTCCGCTGGCCGGAAGCCACCACCAGAAGGTGCAGATCGTCGTCTCCGGGCCGCGGGCCAAGGTACCCGGACAGGTGGTCGGCTACTGCGGCGGCATGGACGTCTACCACGACCGGATCGGCTCGAACGCCCTGCACGACGTGCAGTGCAAGGTATTGGGCGACGCCGGGAACGAACTGATCCAGGTGTTCACCGACCGCTGGTACGACCACCCGCAAGGGGGAAGCGTCCCACTGCCCCCGATCCGACCCCAGGACCCCAAGACCGGCACCGACCTGGTCCAGGTCTGCTGCACCTACCCGAGGTTCGAGAATCCGCCGCAGTATCGGTTCTTGCTGCAACGCTTCGGCAAGGTGCTCGACTACGTGCTCGCGGCAGCCAAGAAATCACCTCCCGGTGACATGAGCGACGGCGGCGAAGTGCGCTTCTACGACTTCTACGATCCCGAAAAGGGGGTGCAGCAGATAGGCCGCGCGGTGGCAAAGGCGATCAAAGAGGCCAAGCAGTACATCTACCTCGAAGACCAGTACCTGGTGCACGCGTGGATCGGCAAAGCATTGGCGGCGAAACTCGCCAGCGCCGACGAGAACTTCCGGATCGTGATCCTGGTTCCGCACCCGAATACCGCCGACATCGAGCAGGTCTGGCGACGTCGACGCGACGTCCTCAAACCGCTGCTGGTGGCCGATCCGCTCCAGAAACGCTGGCAGGTCCTCGTCCGCCGCACCGATCGTCCATTCTCCTACGTCCATTCCAAGACCTGGATCTTCGACGACGAACTGGTGATCACCGGCTCCGCCAACGCCGACCGTCGCGGCTACACCTACAACTCCGAGACCAACGTGGTCGTCGCCGGAGACCTCACCGGCGACCGCCGTTCGTCATTCGGCGCCAAGACGGTGGCCCAGGAACTGCGATGCCGCCTGTTCGCCAAACACCTCGGCGAAACCCCACGGCACTACCTGGACCCCCGACGGGCGCTGGCGCGCTGGTCCGTGCCATTCCATCAGTTCACCGGGCCACGCGGTCGCACCAATGTTGCCGTGTTCAACCAGTACGAGAAGGCGGACCGACCCGACGCCCTGGCCAAGGATTTGCGGGAGATAGCCGCGAAAGGGGACGCGGCGGGTAAGAAGGCCGCCGAGGTGTTGACATTCATCGAGTCGCAAGGCACCAGCCTCGAGAACTGGCTGTGGGACAACCTCGAAGATCCCGACGCGAAGGTTCCGAACCCGTGA
- a CDS encoding class I SAM-dependent methyltransferase translates to MSWQSNRKRRLLADLAGTVLEIGAGRGANFGYLPSGVRWLGLEPHRRRRASLIAAASRHGRGAEVLAAPAEAIPLPDASCDAVVSTIVLCSVRDQDAALAEVRRVLRPGGRFVFLEHVAAPRGTWTRRLQRCWAPVSRRVDSGCDPARDTAAAIERSGFAWRELELFEQPFAFGLSVPFIAGRAFTAS, encoded by the coding sequence ATGAGCTGGCAGTCCAACCGCAAGCGGCGGCTGTTGGCCGACCTGGCCGGAACCGTGCTGGAGATCGGGGCCGGACGGGGCGCCAACTTCGGTTACCTGCCGTCCGGTGTCCGATGGCTGGGCCTGGAACCGCACCGCCGCCGCCGGGCCAGCCTCATCGCGGCCGCCAGCCGCCATGGCCGTGGGGCCGAGGTGCTGGCGGCCCCGGCCGAGGCGATCCCGTTGCCGGACGCGTCCTGCGACGCGGTGGTGTCGACGATCGTGCTGTGCTCGGTGCGCGACCAGGACGCCGCGCTGGCCGAGGTGCGGCGGGTGCTGCGGCCGGGAGGTAGGTTCGTGTTCCTCGAACACGTGGCGGCCCCACGGGGCACCTGGACCCGGCGGCTGCAACGCTGCTGGGCCCCGGTGTCGCGCCGCGTCGACTCCGGCTGCGACCCGGCCCGCGACACCGCGGCGGCCATCGAGCGCTCCGGCTTCGCGTGGCGGGAACTGGAGCTCTTCGAGCAGCCGTTCGCGTTCGGGCTGTCCGTCCCGTTCATCGCGGGCCGGGCCTTCACGGCGAGCTGA
- the dusB gene encoding tRNA dihydrouridine synthase DusB: MAGITNVAFRRLCAEQGAGIYTCEMVMTRALLERNPKTTRMIAFGPGERPRSLQLYGVDPVTVRKAVEMIVDEDLADHIDMNFGCSVPKVTRKGGGSAIPYKRNLFGQIVRSAVEAAGDIPVTVKMRKGIDDELLTFVDAGRVAQDAGAAWVALHARTAAQRYSGTADWDAITELKRALDIPVLGNGDIWEATDALRMVEETGCDGVVVGRGCLGRPWLFADLAAAFAGSSHRVMPSLGEVAAIMRRHAALLVDWYSSAGAPVEEGKSLRPEKRRKISAEEHGVTDFRKHVAWYLKGFSVGGELRRSLAMSSSLDELAELLSHLDADQPFPAEVLGRPRGRTNSPAKVQLPEGWLDDPDDGTVPTEADVEHSGG; the protein is encoded by the coding sequence ATGGCCGGGATCACGAACGTGGCCTTCAGACGGCTGTGCGCCGAACAGGGCGCCGGGATCTACACCTGCGAGATGGTCATGACCCGGGCGCTGCTGGAGCGCAACCCCAAGACCACCCGCATGATCGCCTTCGGTCCCGGCGAACGGCCCCGCAGCCTCCAGCTCTACGGCGTCGACCCGGTGACGGTCCGCAAGGCCGTGGAGATGATCGTCGACGAGGACCTCGCCGACCACATCGACATGAACTTCGGTTGCAGCGTCCCCAAGGTCACCCGCAAGGGTGGCGGCTCGGCCATCCCGTACAAGCGCAACCTCTTCGGCCAGATCGTGCGCTCGGCCGTCGAGGCGGCCGGGGACATCCCGGTCACCGTCAAGATGCGCAAGGGCATCGACGACGAACTGCTGACCTTCGTCGACGCCGGACGGGTGGCCCAGGACGCGGGCGCCGCCTGGGTGGCCCTGCACGCCCGCACCGCCGCGCAGCGCTACTCCGGCACCGCCGACTGGGACGCGATCACCGAACTCAAACGCGCCCTCGACATCCCGGTGCTGGGCAACGGCGACATCTGGGAGGCCACCGACGCGCTGCGGATGGTCGAGGAGACCGGCTGCGACGGGGTCGTCGTCGGCCGGGGCTGCCTGGGACGTCCGTGGCTGTTCGCCGACCTGGCCGCGGCCTTCGCGGGCTCGTCGCACCGGGTCATGCCCAGCCTCGGCGAGGTGGCCGCGATCATGCGCCGCCACGCCGCGCTGCTGGTCGACTGGTACTCCTCGGCCGGGGCACCGGTCGAGGAGGGCAAGAGCCTGCGGCCCGAGAAGCGCCGCAAGATCAGCGCCGAGGAGCACGGCGTCACCGACTTCCGCAAGCACGTCGCCTGGTACCTCAAGGGCTTCAGCGTCGGCGGCGAACTGCGCCGCAGCCTGGCCATGTCGTCGAGCCTCGACGAACTGGCGGAGCTGCTGTCGCACCTGGACGCCGACCAGCCGTTCCCCGCCGAGGTGCTGGGACGGCCGAGGGGCCGCACCAACTCACCGGCGAAGGTGCAGCTGCCCGAGGGCTGGCTCGACGACCCCGACGACGGCACCGTGCCCACCGAGGCGGACGTGGAGCACTCCGGCGGCTGA
- a CDS encoding antibiotic biosynthesis monooxygenase family protein: MLVVNRFQVTDVEVFRADARAALKALSARPGFVAGHCGGSVDEEETWVLVTRWDSVGSYRRALSAYDVKMYATPLLARALPEASAFEVNLEAGPDGDVVEHDSDRSAQPWRGSTDDGAARR; the protein is encoded by the coding sequence GTGCTGGTGGTGAATCGTTTCCAGGTGACCGACGTCGAAGTGTTTCGCGCCGACGCCCGAGCGGCGCTGAAGGCCCTGTCGGCCCGTCCGGGTTTCGTGGCGGGTCACTGCGGTGGCAGCGTGGACGAGGAAGAGACCTGGGTGCTCGTCACCCGCTGGGACTCGGTGGGGTCGTACCGCCGCGCCCTGTCGGCCTACGACGTCAAGATGTACGCCACCCCGCTGCTGGCCCGGGCGCTTCCGGAGGCCTCGGCCTTCGAGGTGAACCTGGAGGCCGGTCCCGACGGCGATGTCGTCGAACACGACAGCGACCGCTCGGCGCAGCCGTGGCGCGGATCGACCGACGACGGAGCCGCCCGGCGATGA
- a CDS encoding AzlD domain-containing protein: MTWTTILVLAAGTYAFRIAGPLLRKRITVSKAAEEWMKRGATVLLVGLIATAAVYEGGQFADWALPAGVVVGGVLAWRKAPFVVVVIAAATTAAAIRLVVGL; this comes from the coding sequence ATGACCTGGACGACGATTCTGGTGCTGGCCGCCGGGACCTACGCCTTCCGGATCGCCGGGCCGCTGCTGCGCAAGCGGATCACCGTCTCCAAGGCCGCCGAGGAGTGGATGAAACGCGGCGCCACCGTGCTGCTGGTGGGACTGATCGCCACCGCCGCGGTCTACGAGGGCGGACAGTTCGCCGACTGGGCACTGCCCGCCGGGGTGGTCGTCGGCGGTGTGCTGGCCTGGCGCAAGGCGCCGTTCGTGGTCGTCGTGATCGCGGCGGCCACCACCGCCGCCGCGATCCGGCTGGTCGTGGGGCTGTAG
- a CDS encoding AzlC family ABC transporter permease produces the protein MRLMERTNYREQLRDVAPLAGSAAILGASFGAIAVAAGLPLWMACAMSVLVFAGGSQFLVVGVIAAGGGAIAAVAGGLILNARHLPFGLAVGDALDGGWLKRLVGSHLLVDESTAFYLAAPDPHRARAAYWASGVSLFVTWNLGTLAGAFAGQAISDPKMFGLDAAFPAALLALVLPRLKEAPVLRASVLGAVIAVATTPFLPGGVPVLLALLGLVAALPVPKREAAA, from the coding sequence ATGCGTTTGATGGAGCGAACGAACTATCGCGAGCAGCTGCGCGACGTGGCACCCCTGGCGGGCAGCGCCGCGATCCTCGGCGCCTCCTTCGGCGCCATCGCGGTCGCCGCCGGACTGCCGCTGTGGATGGCCTGCGCCATGTCGGTGCTGGTCTTCGCCGGTGGCTCCCAGTTCCTGGTGGTGGGCGTGATCGCCGCCGGTGGTGGCGCCATCGCCGCCGTGGCCGGGGGCCTGATCCTCAACGCCCGGCACCTGCCGTTCGGGCTGGCGGTCGGCGACGCCCTGGACGGCGGCTGGCTGAAGCGGCTGGTCGGCAGTCACCTGCTCGTCGACGAGTCGACGGCCTTCTACCTGGCCGCCCCGGACCCGCACCGGGCCCGGGCCGCCTACTGGGCCAGCGGCGTCAGCCTGTTCGTCACCTGGAACCTGGGCACGCTGGCCGGGGCCTTCGCCGGACAGGCGATCTCGGACCCGAAGATGTTCGGCCTGGACGCGGCCTTCCCGGCGGCGTTGCTGGCGCTGGTGCTGCCGCGACTGAAGGAGGCGCCGGTACTGCGGGCCAGCGTGCTGGGCGCCGTCATCGCGGTGGCCACCACACCGTTCTTGCCCGGCGGGGTTCCGGTGCTGCTGGCACTGCTGGGCCTGGTCGCGGCACTGCCGGTACCGAAACGGGAGGCGGCGGCATGA
- a CDS encoding DUF6069 family protein, which produces MSERTSKVEKNVMNTETVTATPVPANRRRVWILSIVAAVSLPTALWTIVDPLAGHELVAASGGQTMHVTLPWVIAGAMAPGMIGLGLSMVLRRLTKHSRIVWLIVSILALAGSLGSPLGGTTTTTVLVLMTMHLMVGAAIIPGGLKLTTR; this is translated from the coding sequence GTGTCCGAACGAACAAGCAAAGTGGAGAAGAACGTGATGAACACCGAGACCGTCACCGCGACGCCCGTGCCCGCCAACCGCCGTCGTGTGTGGATCCTGAGCATCGTGGCGGCGGTGTCGCTGCCGACGGCCCTGTGGACGATCGTCGACCCGCTGGCAGGCCACGAACTGGTCGCCGCCAGCGGCGGCCAGACCATGCACGTCACGCTGCCGTGGGTCATCGCCGGTGCGATGGCGCCCGGCATGATCGGCCTGGGCCTGTCGATGGTGCTGCGGCGACTGACGAAGCACTCGCGGATCGTGTGGCTGATCGTCTCGATCCTCGCGCTGGCGGGGTCGCTGGGCAGCCCGCTGGGCGGCACCACCACGACCACGGTGCTGGTGCTGATGACCATGCACCTGATGGTGGGCGCCGCGATCATCCCCGGCGGCCTGAAGCTGACCACCCGATGA
- a CDS encoding sensor histidine kinase, which translates to MTTRQQCPPRRRRFAAACPLPAWGGYGPGPFAILMWTPVLLIDPVLSLPRNGPLWLAASGLAAIAAVNVAAVIVAYRDRPWAGRAVLALLAAQTLLTLATTSWYGAHWGVLFTLLGLAYGAVAPPGWAPLAVLCLTAVSAVVPWWQGAPWTQVWVTALTTFLCGMATFGFHRLLTVIAELDATRQQLALEAVDRERLRFSRDLHDLLGHTLSVIVVKAEAIRRLLPDDTAAAAEHAGDIENIGRESLVEVRQAVSGYRDTDLSRELDRAKIALDAAGIKLRAEPPAEPLPSELDTLFGWAVREGVTNVVRHSGADNCRIAFADEAATVRLTVTDDGSGGEPLEGSGLRGLRERAAAADGEVTAARTRQGFTLTVEAPHRSAPDAGPTDLRARAEPG; encoded by the coding sequence GTGACGACACGACAGCAGTGCCCGCCGCGGCGGCGCCGCTTCGCGGCGGCCTGTCCGCTGCCCGCGTGGGGCGGCTACGGGCCCGGACCGTTCGCCATTCTGATGTGGACGCCGGTGCTGTTGATCGATCCGGTGTTGTCGTTGCCGCGCAACGGCCCGCTGTGGCTGGCCGCGTCGGGACTGGCCGCGATCGCCGCCGTCAACGTCGCGGCCGTCATCGTCGCCTACCGGGACCGGCCCTGGGCCGGTCGGGCGGTGCTGGCGCTGCTGGCCGCCCAGACGCTGCTCACGCTGGCCACCACCTCCTGGTACGGCGCCCACTGGGGCGTGCTGTTCACGCTGCTGGGCCTGGCCTACGGGGCGGTGGCTCCGCCGGGGTGGGCGCCGTTGGCCGTCCTGTGTCTCACCGCCGTCAGCGCGGTGGTGCCGTGGTGGCAGGGCGCGCCGTGGACCCAGGTGTGGGTGACGGCGCTGACCACGTTCCTGTGCGGCATGGCCACGTTCGGGTTCCACCGGCTGCTGACCGTCATCGCCGAACTGGACGCCACCCGGCAGCAGCTCGCCCTCGAAGCCGTCGACCGGGAGCGGTTGCGGTTCTCCCGCGACCTGCACGACCTGTTGGGCCACACGCTGTCGGTGATCGTCGTCAAGGCCGAGGCGATCCGCCGACTGCTGCCCGACGACACCGCCGCGGCCGCCGAACACGCGGGGGACATCGAGAACATCGGACGCGAGTCACTGGTCGAGGTGCGCCAGGCGGTGTCCGGCTACCGGGACACCGACCTGAGCCGCGAACTGGACCGGGCCAAGATCGCGCTGGACGCCGCCGGGATCAAGCTGCGGGCCGAGCCGCCCGCCGAACCACTGCCGTCCGAACTGGACACCCTGTTCGGCTGGGCGGTTCGCGAGGGGGTCACCAACGTGGTCCGCCACTCGGGGGCCGACAACTGCCGCATCGCGTTCGCGGACGAGGCGGCGACCGTCCGGCTCACCGTCACCGACGACGGCAGCGGTGGCGAGCCGTTGGAGGGCAGCGGCCTGCGGGGCCTGCGCGAACGGGCCGCGGCCGCCGACGGCGAGGTGACGGCCGCTCGCACGCGGCAAGGCTTCACGCTCACCGTCGAGGCCCCACACCGCTCCGCACCAGACGCGGGGCCAACAGATCTCCGTGCCCGGGCCGAACCCGGCTAA
- a CDS encoding glycine--tRNA ligase — MSIDNIDALISLSKRRGFVYPSSEIYGGTRSAWDYGPLGVELKENIRRQWWKAMVQQRDDVVGIDSAVVLNRQVWEATGHVREFTDLLTECQSCHKRFRADHLLEAYAAKHDGAEPADGVRSLVCANCGTRGAFTEPRMFNTMMKTFLGPIESEDNAHFLRPETAQGIFVNFANVMTSARKKPPFGIAQVGKSFRNEITPGNFIFRTREFEQMEMEFFVEPGSDEEWHEFWLNERWNWYTDLGISEENIRRYEHPKDKLAHYAKRTVDIEYRFGFGGKEFDELEGIANRTDFDLSCHTTASGVDLSYFDQAKGERWTPYVIEPAAGLTRSVLAFLMEAYDVDEAPNTKGGIDKRTVLRFDPRLAPVKVAVLPLSRNEKLSPKARDLAKDLRKRWVVDFDDAGAIGRRYRRADEIGTPLCVTVDFDTLDDDAVTVRDRDTMKQERVALSQVESYLIERLPGC, encoded by the coding sequence GTGTCTATCGACAACATCGACGCACTCATCAGTCTCAGCAAACGCCGCGGATTCGTATACCCGTCGAGCGAGATCTACGGCGGTACCCGTTCGGCCTGGGACTACGGTCCGCTGGGGGTGGAGCTCAAGGAGAACATCCGCCGCCAGTGGTGGAAGGCCATGGTGCAGCAGCGGGACGACGTCGTCGGTATCGACTCGGCCGTGGTGCTGAACCGGCAGGTGTGGGAGGCCACCGGCCACGTCCGTGAGTTCACCGACCTGCTGACCGAGTGTCAGTCCTGCCACAAGCGGTTCCGTGCCGACCACCTGCTGGAGGCCTACGCCGCCAAGCACGACGGCGCCGAGCCCGCCGACGGCGTCCGCTCGCTGGTGTGCGCCAACTGCGGCACCCGGGGCGCGTTCACCGAGCCGCGCATGTTCAACACCATGATGAAGACCTTCCTCGGCCCCATCGAGAGCGAGGACAACGCCCACTTCCTGCGGCCCGAGACCGCGCAGGGCATCTTCGTCAACTTCGCCAACGTGATGACCTCGGCGCGCAAGAAGCCGCCGTTCGGCATCGCGCAGGTCGGCAAGTCGTTCCGCAACGAGATCACGCCGGGAAACTTCATCTTCCGCACCCGCGAGTTCGAGCAGATGGAGATGGAGTTCTTCGTCGAGCCCGGCTCGGACGAGGAATGGCACGAGTTCTGGCTCAACGAGCGCTGGAACTGGTACACCGACCTGGGCATCAGCGAGGAGAACATCCGCCGCTACGAGCACCCGAAGGACAAGCTCGCCCACTACGCCAAGCGCACAGTGGACATCGAGTACCGCTTCGGCTTCGGCGGCAAGGAGTTCGACGAACTCGAGGGCATCGCCAACCGGACCGACTTCGACCTGTCGTGCCACACCACGGCCTCCGGCGTCGACCTGTCCTACTTCGACCAGGCCAAGGGCGAGCGGTGGACGCCGTACGTCATCGAACCGGCCGCCGGTCTGACCCGCTCGGTGCTGGCCTTCCTGATGGAGGCCTACGACGTCGACGAGGCCCCCAACACCAAGGGCGGCATCGACAAGCGCACCGTGCTGCGCTTCGACCCCCGGCTGGCGCCGGTCAAGGTCGCGGTGCTCCCGCTGTCGCGCAACGAGAAGCTGTCGCCCAAGGCGCGCGACCTTGCCAAGGACCTGCGCAAGCGCTGGGTGGTCGACTTCGACGACGCGGGTGCCATCGGCCGCCGCTACCGTCGCGCCGACGAGATCGGCACCCCGCTGTGCGTCACCGTCGACTTCGACACTTTGGACGATGACGCGGTGACCGTGCGGGACCGCGACACCATGAAGCAGGAGCGGGTGGCGCTGTCGCAGGTCGAGTCCTACCTGATCGAGCGACTGCCGGGCTGCTAG
- a CDS encoding metal ABC transporter permease yields the protein MEIFTYGFMLQALAAAMIVGVSAPTVGIYLVQKRMALIGDGLGHVALTGVALGFLTNTQPLWTTLLVTALGAVAVEVIRTRGRASGDVALALLFYGGIAGGVFITSLVSGKTNANLNEYLFGALLTVSDAEVWAIGILGCVVTFVMVVLRPWLAAICHDEEHARVAGLPVGALNLLVAVTTAVTVSVAMRVVGLLLISALLVVPVVTAQQFTRGFATTMYSAMGLGLLASGAGFVTAGVLEEVPPGAAIVLVAVALFIVVAVGRAIWLALRRRALAPSVASIH from the coding sequence TCTTCACCTACGGCTTCATGCTCCAGGCGCTGGCCGCTGCGATGATCGTCGGCGTCAGCGCCCCGACCGTCGGCATCTACCTGGTGCAGAAACGCATGGCGCTCATCGGCGACGGCCTCGGCCACGTCGCGCTGACCGGGGTGGCGCTCGGCTTCCTCACCAACACCCAGCCACTGTGGACGACGCTGCTGGTGACCGCGCTGGGCGCCGTCGCCGTGGAGGTCATCCGCACCCGGGGCCGCGCCAGCGGCGACGTGGCGCTGGCGCTGCTGTTCTACGGCGGCATCGCCGGGGGCGTCTTCATCACCTCGCTGGTGTCGGGCAAAACCAACGCCAACCTCAACGAGTACCTGTTCGGCGCGCTGCTGACCGTCTCGGACGCCGAGGTGTGGGCGATCGGCATCCTCGGCTGTGTGGTCACCTTCGTCATGGTGGTGCTGCGGCCGTGGCTGGCGGCGATCTGCCACGACGAGGAGCACGCCCGGGTCGCGGGTCTTCCGGTGGGCGCGCTGAACCTGTTGGTGGCCGTGACCACGGCCGTCACCGTGTCGGTGGCGATGCGCGTGGTGGGTCTGTTGCTCATCAGCGCGCTGCTGGTGGTCCCGGTTGTGACCGCGCAGCAGTTCACCAGGGGATTTGCGACTACAATGTACAGTGCCATGGGCTTGGGGCTGTTGGCCTCGGGTGCCGGTTTCGTCACCGCGGGCGTGCTGGAGGAGGTTCCGCCCGGTGCCGCGATCGTCCTGGTCGCCGTGGCGCTGTTCATCGTCGTGGCCGTCGGCCGCGCGATCTGGTTGGCGCTGCGACGGCGGGCTCTGGCACCGTCAGTGGCATCCATTCATTGA
- a CDS encoding metalloregulator ArsR/SmtB family transcription factor, translating to MSSQPDYHAAGELLRALAAPTRIAIVTELSKGPQCVHEIVDALDAPQPLISQHLRVLRGAGVVRGERRGREIAYALTDEHIAHIVADAIHHAGEAHS from the coding sequence ATTTCGTCACAACCGGATTACCACGCTGCCGGGGAGCTGTTGCGCGCCCTGGCGGCGCCAACGCGAATCGCCATCGTGACCGAACTGTCCAAAGGCCCGCAATGCGTCCATGAGATCGTGGACGCGCTCGACGCACCACAACCACTCATCTCGCAGCACCTGCGGGTACTGCGCGGAGCGGGGGTGGTGCGCGGTGAGCGACGGGGGCGTGAGATCGCCTACGCGTTGACCGACGAACACATAGCGCATATTGTCGCCGACGCCATCCACCACGCTGGGGAGGCTCACTCATGA
- a CDS encoding DUF6703 family protein → MATDDSIGADNAPPPRLLRWLERLPKVAIFIGVLVITVGFLWTPGLTGAILTTALAAGAAFLLYATWPAHTATSTRLVRVLVVAVLAVLGIAKFFV, encoded by the coding sequence GTGGCCACTGACGACTCCATCGGCGCCGACAACGCTCCCCCGCCTCGGCTGCTGCGCTGGCTGGAGCGACTGCCCAAGGTGGCGATCTTCATCGGCGTCCTGGTGATCACGGTGGGTTTCCTGTGGACGCCCGGCCTCACCGGCGCGATCCTGACGACGGCGCTGGCCGCCGGTGCGGCGTTCCTGCTGTACGCGACCTGGCCCGCCCACACCGCGACCTCGACCCGGCTGGTGCGGGTGCTGGTGGTCGCGGTCCTGGCGGTGCTGGGGATCGCGAAGTTCTTCGTTTAG
- a CDS encoding helix-turn-helix domain-containing protein has translation MGEGPRPLIEVIAHALRRERDRAGLSLSEVAKRAGIAKSTLSQLEAGSGNPGVETLWALSVALNVPFATLVEPSTSRVQVIRAGQGPTFAAEHADYVATVLSASPPRARRDLYLVTGQPGKARDSEPHMYGVVEHVIVCAGRALVGPIDEPVELTPGDYISYPGDAAHTFKALEPDTFAVLVSEHN, from the coding sequence ATGGGAGAGGGTCCGCGACCGCTCATCGAAGTCATCGCCCACGCGCTGCGCCGCGAACGCGACCGGGCCGGACTGTCACTCAGTGAGGTGGCCAAACGCGCCGGAATCGCCAAATCCACGCTGTCCCAGCTGGAAGCCGGTTCCGGAAATCCCGGCGTCGAGACACTGTGGGCACTCAGCGTCGCCCTGAACGTGCCGTTCGCCACCCTGGTCGAACCCTCCACGTCCCGGGTCCAGGTGATCCGCGCCGGACAGGGCCCCACCTTCGCCGCCGAACACGCCGACTACGTCGCCACCGTCCTGTCGGCCTCCCCGCCCCGGGCCCGCCGTGACCTGTACCTGGTCACCGGACAGCCCGGCAAGGCCCGCGACTCCGAGCCGCACATGTACGGGGTCGTCGAGCACGTCATCGTGTGCGCCGGACGCGCCCTCGTCGGCCCGATCGACGAACCGGTCGAGCTCACACCGGGGGACTACATCTCCTACCCCGGCGACGCCGCCCACACGTTCAAGGCCCTGGAACCCGACACCTTCGCGGTGCTGGTCTCAGAACACAATTAG